In the Arachis ipaensis cultivar K30076 chromosome B10, Araip1.1, whole genome shotgun sequence genome, one interval contains:
- the LOC110268170 gene encoding B3 domain-containing transcription factor VRN1-like, with amino-acid sequence MRWDMELRFCGDRATFNAGWRNVCNDFGLKFGDVCVFEMIKDTPLFFNFFLIRPKQQPINLCHQNLPDHHQSLPQLNKVQGQTSQSRKRKRSSDGTSFRIRDRAPNMQENQFILEIKDYHLSGSTVFIPNGFCRRHKDCLGKLVNLKFGEILRPVKLLARGAFSEGWLNFAKECKLNTGDFCSFELVDDQNLIFEVSTKKSK; translated from the exons ATGAGATGGGATATGGAGTTAAGATTTTGTGGTGATAGAGCTACTTTCAATGCTGGTTGGAGAAATGTTTGCAACGATTTTGGCTTAAAATTTGGTGATGTTTGTGTATTTGAGATGATTAAGGACACTCcacttttcttcaacttttttctCATCAGACCCAAACAGCAACCAATCAACCTTTGCCACCAAAACTTGCCAG ACCATCATCAAAGCCTCCCTCAGCTAAACAAAGTGCAAGGGCAAACCAGTcaatctagaaaaagaaaaagaagcagtGATGGAACTTCTTTCAGAATCCGTGACA GAGCTCCCAACATGCAGGAAAATCAATTTATCCTTGAAATTAAAGATTATCACCTTAGTGGATCTACTGTG tTCATACCAAACGGATTTTGTCGTAGGCACAAAGATTGTCTTGGAAAACTTGTGAATTTGAAATTTGGAGAAATTTTACGGCCAGTGAAATTGTTAGCACGCGGTGCATTTTCTGAAGGATGGTTGAATTTTGCAAAAGAATGCAAATTGAATACTGGTGACTTTTGTTCCTTCGAACTCGTTGATGACCAAAATCTTATCTTTGAAGTttcaactaaaaaatcaaaatag
- the LOC107621191 gene encoding cytochrome P450 704B1: MGQETSPSLECNMGSLVLLMLMFVSWMLIHRWSQRNNKGPKTWPFLGSVIELLMNYDRMHDWLVQYLAKSKTVVVQMPFTTHTYIADPVNVEHVLKTNFNNYPKGEVYHSYMEVLLGDGIFNVDGELWRKQRKTASLEFASRNLRDFSTKVFREYALKLSTILSQASFLNKEIDMQELLMRMTLDSICKVGFGVEIGTLAPNLPENSFAQAFDTANTIVTLRFIDPLWRIKKFLNIGSEAQLERSMKAIDDFTYNVIRRRKAEIELSKNNGQQSKIKHDILSRFIELEGNNATDKSLRDVVLNFVIAGRDTTATTLSWAIYMVMTHSHVADRLYLELKTFEENRAKDEGVTLNQCDIGDSESFNQRVEQFSKFLNKDSLERLHYLHAVITETLRLYPAVPQDPKGVLEDDVLPDGTKIKAGGMVTYVPYSMGRMEYNWGPDAPSFIPERWFKDGVLQHESPFKFTAFQGGPRICLGKDSAYLQMRMVMAILCRFYKFNLVAGHQVNYRMMTILSMAHGLKLTIQRRH; the protein is encoded by the exons TTAATGTTTGTTTCATGGATGCTAATACATAGATGGAGTCAGAGGAACAATAAAGGCCCCAAGACTTGGCCTTTTCTTGGGTCTGTGATTGAATTGTTGATGAACTATGATAGGATGCATGATTGGCTTGTTCAATATTTGGCCAAGTCAAAAACTGTTGTGGTTCAAATGCCATTTACAACCCATACATACATTGCTGATCCTGTTAATGTTGAACATGTGCTCAAGACCAATTTCAATAACTATCCAAAG GGTGAAGTGTATCATTCTTATATGGAGGTATTGCTTGGAGATGGGATATTTAATGTTGATGGTGAACTTTGGAGGAAACAGAGAAAGACAGCAAGCTTAGAGTTTGCATCAAGAAATTTGAGGGATTTCAGTACAAAAGTTTTCAGAGAGTATGCCTTAAAATTATCTACAATTCTCTCCCAAGCTTCTTTCCTCAACAAAGAAATAGATATGCAG GAGTTGTTGATGAGAATGACTTTAGACTCAATATGTAAGGTTGGATTTGGTGTGGAAATTGGAACCTTGGCTCCAAATTTACCAGAAAATTCTTTTGCTCAAGCCTTTGACACTGCAAACACCATTGTCACACTTCGCTTCATCGATCCGCTATGGCGAATCAAGAAGTTTCTAAACATTGGTTCAGAAGCACAACttgaaagaagcatgaaagccaTTGATGATTTCACTTACAATGTCATTCGGAGAAGGAAAGCAGAGATAGAGCTTTCTAAAAACAATGGACAACAAAGTAAG ATAAAGCATGATATATTATCAAGATTTATAGAGCTAGAGGGaaataatgccacagacaagaGTCTAAGAGATGTTGTGTTGAACTTTGTGATCGCCGGCCGAGACACGACGGCGACAACTCTGTCGTGGGCGATATACATGGTGATGACACATTCTCATGTTGCTGACAGACTTTACTTGGAGCTCAAGACATTTGAGGAGAACAGAGCAAAAGATGAAGGTGTTACTCTGAATCAATGTGACATTGGAGACTCTGAATCATTCAATCAAAGAGTGGAGCAATTTTCAAAGTTTTTGAATAAAGATTCATTAGAGAGATTGCATTATTTGCATGCAGTCATCACAGAGACACTAAGATTGTATCCAGCAGTTCCTCag GATCCTAAGGGAGTGTTAGAGGATGATGTGTTACCAGAtggaacaaaaataaaagcagGGGGAATGGTAACATATGTTCCATACTCTATGGGAAGAATGGAATATAATTGGGGACCTGATGCACCTTCATTCATACCTGAAAGATGGTTCAAAGATGGTGTTCTCCAACATGAATCTCCATTCAAATTCACTGCTTTTCAG GGAGGGCCAAGGATATGCCTTGGGAAGGACTCAGCATACCTACAAATGAGGATGGTGATGGCTATTTTGTGCAGATTTTATAAGTTTAATTTGGTGGCTGGTCACCAAGTTAATTATAGAATGATGACTATTTTGTCAATGGCACATGGCTTGAAGCTAACCATACAAAGGCGCCATTGA